One Pyrus communis chromosome 4, drPyrComm1.1, whole genome shotgun sequence genomic region harbors:
- the LOC137731076 gene encoding anamorsin homolog has translation MGSVLAFTDDGVLPVSLVFDALRELGTEKCEPQIVTLSSSNQLPVGSSAVDIVFTLCRSIEFPNEQLLGEISRVLKPGGTVLIYKISDASTGETDKTTSVLERKLLLSGFLEAKALQVKSSLPSELSFGVKAKKPSWKIGSSFALKKTTKALPKIQINDDSDLIDEDSLLTEEDLKKPQLLSSDCEVGSTRKACKNCTCGRAEEEQKVEKLGTTVDLSNFKSQCGSCGLGDAFRCATCPFKGLPPFKPGEKVSLSANFLTADI, from the exons ATG GGATCTGTGCTGGCATTTACAGATGATGGGGTTCTACCTGTTAGTCTAGTTTTTGATGCATTAAGGGAGCTCGGGACCGAAAAGTGTGAACCTCAAATTGTCACTCTGTCTTCTTCAA ATCAGCTGCCGGTGGGGTCTTCCGCCGTGGACATTGTGTTTACTCTTTGTAGATCGATTGAATTTCCAAATGAGCAGTTGTTAGGGGAAATCTCAAGAGTCTTGAAGCCTGGTGGAACAGTCCTAATTTACAAGATATCTGATGCTTCGACAGGGGAAACAGATAAG ACCACCTCCGTTCTTGAGCGCAAGTTACTTTTGTCTGGTTTTCTAGAAGCAAAAGCTCTTCAAGTGAAATCAAGTTTACCATCTGAGTTATCTTTTGGG GTCAAGGCTAAAAAGCCTTCTTGGAAGATTGGTTCATCCTTTGCCTTAAAAAAGACCACAAAAGCTTTACCAAAAATTCAGATCAATGATGATTCAGATCTCATTGACGAGGATAGTTTACTAACAGAAGAGGACTTAAAGAAACCCCAGCTGCTAT CGAGTGATTGCGAAGTTGGAAGCACAAGGAAAGCTTGTAAAAACTGCACTTGTGGGAGAGCTGAAGAAGAGCAGAAAGTAGAGAAGTTGGGCACCACTGTAGATTTGAGCAATTTCAAGTCGCAATGTGGCAGT TGTGGACTAGGGGATGCTTTTCGATGCGCTACATGCCCTTTTAAAGGTCTTCCTCCATTCAAACCCGGCGAGAAG GTATCATTGTCAGCGAACTTCCTTACAGCAGACATCTAG